TCGTGTGGGCGCGGTCGCGGCTCGGGTTCAAAACGAGCGAGCCGTCTTCCTTGCGCTGTTCGTGCATCCGGTCTGCGACTTCGTGGACCAGTTTGTTCTCCTTGTGCAGCGGCGCGTCGGGATCGTCGAGCCGGTTCTCGGCCTGCGAGTACGTCAGGCGCTCGTCGGACTCGATAACCGACTTGTAAATCTCGATGTTCTCGTAGCCGAGGTGCTCCTTATCCAGGTGCATCTCGACGGTGTGGGCAAAGCGCTCCTCGTTTGGCACGAGCGAGCAAACCGACTCCGCCAGAATCGGCGGGAGCATGTGGATCGTATAGCCCGGCAGGTAGACCGTGTTACTGCGCTCGACGGCCTCGTCCCACATCGCCGTCTCCGGGTTGACGTAGTGGGTCACGTCGGCGATGTGCACCCAGAGGACGTACTCGTCTTCGCGCTCTTCGATCGAGAGCGCGTCGTCGAAGTCCTGGGCGTCGATCGGGTCCGTCGTCCAGGTCGTCAGGTCTCGCAGGTCCTTTCGGTCGTCGATCCCCTCTGAGATCTCCGACTGTACGTTCTGCGTTCGCGCTTCGGCCTCCTCGAGTACCGCCTCGGGGAACTCGTCCCGAATCTCGAATTTCTCGAAGAGGTCATCGCGCTTGTTCTCGAGATGACGGGCGAGATCCTCCGAGATCTGGACGGGACCCTGCCCTTCGGCCGTACCGGCTTCGGCCTGTGCGTCGTCGCTCATGGCGTGGGGTACGGAGGTGAGGGTGAAAGTCGTGTCGGGTTCTGTGTTTGGCTCGAGGGTTCGTGAACAGGGGGGACAGAGATCACTGTCTATACATCATCCGTACATCACCCACCCGCACATCACTCGCATCTCACACCACCCGCACATCACTCGCATCTCACACCACCCGCACAGCACTGGTCACATGTTTAGACCGCCTGTTCTCGCTCTTCTCGCTCGCTCGTCGACGCCACCGGTAACGTGAACGAAAACGTCGCCCCCTCGTTGGGCGCAGACTCCACCCAGAGACGCCCGTCATGTCGCTTGACGATTCGCTTACACAGCGCCAGGCCAATGCCCGTGCCAGAGCGCTCCTCGTGGCTGTGCAAGCGCTGGAATACCTCGAAAATCCGTTCCTGGTCGTCCACCGCGATACCGATCCCATCGTCGTGAAGCGAAATCTGCCATTCCGTGTCCGTTCGCTCGGCTGTGATCGTGATCTCCGGTCGCTCCCCCCCGCTGTACTCGATTGCGTTCGAAAGCAGATTCTGGAACAACTGGCGCAACTGGTCCGCATCACCCGCCACCGTCGGCAGCGACTCCGACTCGATCTGTGCGTCGTGTTCCTCGATTTTTACCTGCAGGTCCTGACGAACGTTCGCGAGCACGTCGTCCAGTTCCGTCGGCGTCAGCGGACTGCCTTCCGTGTCGATTCGAGAGTACTCGAGTAACGCGTCGATCATACTGCGCATTCGATCCGCGCCGTCGATGGCGAACTCGAGGAACTCCTCGCCGTCCTCGTCGAACCCGTCGCCGTAGCGCTGTTCGATGAGCTGGAGGTAACTCGAGACCATCCGCAGGGGTTCTTGCAGGTCGTGGGAGGCGGCGTAGGCGAACTGCTCGAGTGACTTGTTCGACGCCTCGAGCTGTGAGATGTAGTGGAGGAGGTCTTTGGACTGTTCGCGACGGACGAGCAGCGAGTTGAGTCGGCGAAAGAGCAGCAGTCGGTCTACCGGTGCGTCGATGATGTCGTCAATCAGGTAGGGAGGTTCGCGATCGTCGACGTCTGGGAGAGTGATTTGTGGGTTGCTGTCGGTCCGGCGGATGAGGACGACCGGACAGAAAATGGGGTCACTCTCCTCGACGCGTTCTTCGAGGGCGGCGTGATACTCCGGGAACGAGTGGTCGTCGACGAGATAGAGGTCGGCCTGCCCAATAGACTGCGTCGTCCGGACGGTGTAGTGGTTCTCGAGGAGTTTGCGGATCGCGGCACGGTTTCCTTCCTCGGTGATGAGTAACTGTATCGTGGTCGTCTGTGTCCCGGCTGTGGGCGTGTTCGAACTCATGTGTGATCTGTGTCGCTGACGTCCGCTACCCCATCCCTGCCGTGTAGATCGGTCGTTGTGCACGTTCCGAGGTAGCTGGCTGCTCGGGATACCCCGGTCGTTCGCGTCTGTGCTTGCGTCTCTGACCCACCCGCGCTTCGTCTCGGCTCGATACAACTCGCTGGTGACGACTCATTCGCACTGGTGCTGGTGTGGATCTGCTGGCCCGCCCATTCGCGGCGTTCCCTGGAGGATGCCGTAGAGACCGGTCAGCGGTTCACCGACGCGGATGCCGTTGCTCTCGATTTTAAACTCCCGAAGGTTGTGCTCGAAACTGCCCGAGCGCTTCTTGAGGACGCCGACTACCTTCCGGAGGCTGCCGTCCATCTCGACGTAGCTCAGGAACAGCAGATTGTCCGCGACGTAGCTCAAATTGTTACTCGTTGCGTTCGAGATACCCGTGATTTCAGAGATTTCGTTCGTGATCAGGACCGTCACGCCCCGGTTCTTGAGATAGCGGGTGAGCGCGTGAAGCTTTCGGACGAGCATGTCCTCGTTGCCCTGAATTGAGGTCGTATAGCCGTCGAGTCCGTCGATCATCACAATGTCCGTCTCGCGCTCGTCGACCTCCTGTTTGACCATATGCGCGAACTCCTCGCCTGAGAGCGTCCGCGGTTCGATTTCAGTGATCGAAAGCGTCCCCTCCTCGCGCATCGTCGTCACCGGCATCCCGATCGCCTCGGAACGATGCTCGTAGGTCTCCATATCCTCCTCGAAGAGGTACACCGCCGATTTCATCCCGTTTTTCGCCGCCTGTGCGAGGAACTGTGTCCCAGTCGAGGTCTTCCCCGCTCCCGTCGGACCGCTGATGAACGTCACGGTGCGCTTGTCGAACCCACCGCCGACGAGTTCGTCCAGTCCCTCGATACCGAACTCGAGTTGGATCGATTCGAACGGGTGCTCGTGGCGTTCGGGGACCAGTTGTGGGAAGATTTCGAGGCCGCTTCCGCGGATCTCCATGCCGTGGTCGCCCTCGCGCTGGCCAAGTGCGCGATGTTTGGCGACCTTGATGCGGCGACCGCCGTCGCCACGCGTGAGTTCGATGATACCGTCGCTGAGCGACCGTATTTCGGTGTCATACTCCTGGTCCGTGGAGGGCGTTGCGGTCGTGACGACGGTAATTTCGCGCTGTTTGAGAAACCGCATGAACGCGAGGATGCGCTTTCGGAACTGGTAGTCGTTCGCCTCGACGTACCGAAGTTGGGTGATAGGGTCGACGACGACCCGGTCGGGGTCGATCTCTCGGATCGCGTCGTGAATGTTCTGTGTGTACCGGTCTTGCTCGATGTCGCTCGGGTCGACCAAATCGTACGAGTAGTCTTCAGTGAAGAAATCCGAGTCGGGCCCGAGATCGAGAAACTCCGCGTCCGTAACGTCGATACCCACTGCCTCGCCGTTTGCGACGATTTCCTCTTTGGACTCCTCGCCGTGGATGAACAGCACCGTTTCGTCGTCGTTCAGCCCCTCTTCGAGGAAGTGCATCCCGAGTAACGTCTTCCCGGTGCCGGGCTGACCGTGAACGAGATACATTCGCCCTGGAACGAACCCGCCGTGCAAAATATCGTCGAGGCCACCGACCCCGCTACTCACCGGGGACGTTCGATGTTCCATATAGGGTTTAAAAGGGGCTGAGTGACATTAAGTAATCGCTTGCGGATGGGGAAAGAACCTCTCCCCGCTTGCAGGCCATACCTGGCGCTACCAGCAGTTTTGCGCGACAATAACCAACACAGGTCGGTGACGTGATGAGGACTCACCACGACGATTACAGTTCGTACGTCTCGCCATCGAGCGCCAGCGGCTCCGCAAACGCATCGTCTGCCGGATAAAAGTGTGCGATGTGGACGAGCCTCGTTTGCTCGGCGTCGAGGTCGTCCGCGAGCGCGAGTGCACCCTCGCGCGTCATGTGTTTGGTCCCGAAGGTGCGCGCCACTCCATCGTCGTCTGTGTGTCTGCCGCCGATCGGATGTGCATCACAGAGTTCCGCGGGAACGATCGCATCCGCTAACAACAGGTCAGGATCGGCAAGCACCTCACGCGAAGCCTGCGGGATCGCATAGCTCGTATCACCCGACAGCGAGAGCTTCGCCCCGGTTTGGGGGTCCTCGATAGCAAGCCCATAACACACGAGCGGTGGGTGATCGACCGGGACGAGCGTCACATCGAACCCACAGATTCGGGTGGACTCGAGTGGCGTCGTCGGCTGGACGGTGACGGCGTCGAGGTAGTCGTAGTCGCTGGCGACGGTTTCGGCGACGCTCTGGCCGGTCTGGGGGTCGGTTTCGTCGGCGGCGTGGACGTCGAGCGAGTCAAACACGCGAAAGACGTTGCCGAGGCCGTCGAGGTGGTCGAAGTGGATGTGGGTGATGATAGCGGCGTCGGGAAGTGGAACCGACTCACGCAGGAACTGATACCGGAAGTCGGGGCTGAAGTCGACGAGCAGGGACTCGTCGGTGCGGTCGTTCTCGACGTGGACCGAAAAGCGCGTGCGTTCTATGTCGCGCTCGCGGGCGGTTTCGCAGGTGTCACACTCACAGCCGACGGTGGGTGTGCCGGTCGTATCGCCGGTTCCGAGGAGCGTTACGCGCACGGGGTGATCACCATGGCTGTGGTTGGACTGCACTGCCCTGCTTCGGCCCGTCCCGTCTCACGGCCGATCAGTCGGCGTCGGCGTCGATTATACATACGTCTGCCCTTCCGCCAGCGCCTGCTGGATCAACGGGTGATTCGGTTGCGATTCGAACCGCTTCGCCGGGATGACGGACACCGAGACGACGATACCGTGCTCGATGCCGATCGATTCGCCAAGCGACTCGAGTTGGCGTTCGAGTTCGTCGTCGAGTGCGTCGTCTGCGAGGCCGACCAGGAGTTCCACCGAGGCGTGGACGGGGCGGTCGTTCTGGACGGCATCGCCGAAGGCGACGAGACGTTCGATTGCGTCGCCGTACTCGGCCTGTGCCTGGCGGGCGAACGCCGCTGCGGGGTCGGAAGGGGATCCGCTGTGAGAACCAGGATCCGAATCGGAACGCGTGACCCGATTCAGAGTGCGGTCTCCCCGACCGTCCGTATCGCGGTCTCTGTCCCCGGGTCGTGGCCCATCAGTCATTGCTAGACCGTTTATCCCCATCGCATAAAGGGTATACTGATCACCGACACCATGGGAGAGGCGTACGCCCCGGAACCGTGATCGATGTCGAGGATGTGTGCTTGTATGTCATTCTCTAGGTGATCGGATCCCTTTCCACCCACTATGCAGTTGGACAAATAGCCACAAATTCAGACTAGAAATCCGTTCCTGTTCAGTGATTACGTATGAGAAAAACGAGACACTGATCCCACGACTCAGCGGCTACGGGAAGCTGACTGTTGGGAGCGTCGTGGCCGGTGTCGTGGTGCTGCTTCTCGGCAACTCGAGTTCGCTTGCCGACGGGGTCGTCAGTCTCGCTGTCGTCGTTCTGGTCGTCGCGATGTATCGGAATCGGTCCGACGGGGACAACCGGTGACACGGAGACGGAACTGACTCCGGAACAGAACGGATTCGATCAAAAGAGTCGGTCGACGAGTTCGGTTTGTAGTCGTGTGGGGTCAGTGTCGGGCGTCGGGTCGATTACGAGTTCGAAGGTCGGCGTGAACTGCGGTGCGTGCTCGCGCAATCAGTGGTCGTGGCTGTGATCGTGGTCATGATCATGGTCATGGTCATGCTCGTGTCCACCATCACTCGCCGTCCCCTCGATATCTCCACCCGCGACGAGCGCGTCGTGGTCGCCCTCGATCATGTCCATATTCTTCAGGCTATCCCGTTCCTCGAACTCCTCGACCGCATTGAGCAGGTCGTCCTGGGTTAGTGTTCGTCGGTCCTCTGTGAGCGCTTCGAGGACCGCCTCGCGAAGCACCATCCGAAGGTCGCTGCCGGTCAGCCCTTCCGTGGCCTCGGCGATGAGTTGCGGATCGAACTCCTCGATGTCCATCGTACGGGTGATGACCTGCAGGATGTCCGCGCGCATGCCGTAGTCCGGCTTTGGGAAGTTGATGATCTCGTCGAAGCGCCGCCAGGCGGCGTCGTCTAGCTGATCGGGGTGGTTCGTTGCACCGATCAACAACACGTCGTCGTCGATCAGCGAGATGTTGTCGACGGCTTTGAGCAAGGTGTTGACCGCGCGCTTTAACGCCGCGTGCTCGTCGCTGCGGCGAGTCTTGGCGACGAAGTCGAACTCGTCGATAAAGAGAATACACGGCGAGAGCCGCTTTGCGACCTCGAACGTCTTGTCCACGTTCTTCGCCGTCTCACCGAGGTACTGGGAGGTGATCATCGAGAGTTTGACCTCGACGAACGGGAGGTCCATATCCCGCGCGAGCGCCTGTGCGGTCGAGGTCTTCCCGGTTCCCGGTGGGCCGACGAACAGCAGTTTCCCGATCTCGCGCAGACCGATTTCCGCGAGGTAGTCGCGGTGTTCGATCGCCTTCGAAATCTTGTCGATTTCGGCCTCCTGACCGTCCGTCAACACCAGATCGTCGAGCGTGATGTCGACTTCTTCGGGTGCGCGAACGTCGACGAGGTCGAGCATCTCCTCGTCCTCCTCGGTATCGAAGTACTCTTCGAGAAGGCTGTCGATCCAGACGCGGTCGGCCTGTATCGGCCGGTTGCGCTCGCGGGCTTCCTCGTGGCTCACGTCGCCGTCGATGGCGTCGTGGTCCGCGAAGTGCTTTGCGAGCGTTGGGTTCTCGTGTAAGCGGTCGGCGTCGACGCGCTCTGCGAACCAGGATTCGGCCATCTCCTGCTGAGTGAGCGAGATCGAGCCGGAGAATTCGTCGCGCTCGGTGAACATCAGTTCGGAAATGGCGTCCCACGGCCGGTCGACGCCGGTTGCCTCGCGAGCGGTGCTGTTGGTCGCCGAAAGCGGCCGGCTGATACCGGTGTGGCGACGGCGGTTCGGTTCCTCCTCTTCATCCTCCTCGTTGTCGACGCCGCCGGTCCAGAATACCCGGCGAAACGACGGTGGAAGGTCGTTCTCGTCAAGCGTCCTGTCGTCCGAGTACACGCTCGTCGTGAGCAGGAACTCCACGACATCGAGCGCTGCATCACTCATTCGGTCACCGTACTCACTACACGGTCTTAACAGCGTCGTCACGTCCATCGTATGTGAGAGCGTGCCGACATCGTCATCGCCGGTCAGTGGTCACCGCTGGCGACCACGGCTGGGCCGAAACAGCGACGACAGGCAACGGTGACAACTGGCGACGGCACAACGATTTTCGTCCCCCGGTGCACACCAGTCCGTATGAACGTACTCGTAGGACTCGGCGGTAGCGACGAATCGATCAAAACGCTCCAACAGACGATCGAGCGCACCCAGGATGTGGGCGACGACCTCACCGTCGCCGTCCTCGAGAAGCCAGAGTCGAAACGCAGCCAGGACGAAATGTACGAGGAAGCCGACTCCCTGCTCTCCGAGGCCGGCGTCGACGCCGATCTCGTCCGTCTCGAGGGCGACCCCGGCAGTGCGCTCGTCGACCACGCTGAACAGGGCGAGTTCGACCAACTGGTCATCGGCGGCGGCACACTCAGTCCGATGGGGAAAATTCAGCTCGGACCGATCACCGAGTTCGTCCTGCTGAACGCGCCGACGACCGTCAAACTGGTGCGATAACGATGGGCCGCGAGCGACTCTACCCCGACGAGCCGTCGGGACCGTTTCCGTCGCCACCGTCGACTATCGAGGACCGCGAGGGTCGCGACATCGAGATTCAAGCCCCTGGCGAGCTCACGACCGACCTCGAAGCCGTCGTCGAAATGTACGACCAGTTCGATCCAACCGACCGGGCCCAGGGGATCCCACCGACAGGCGAACAACGGATCCGCAACTGGCTCGAAACGATCGCCGACAAGAGCGTCAACGTGATCGCCCGCCACGGCGAGACCGTCATCGCTCACGCAATGCTGGTGCCCGACACAGACGACCCAGCAGCGATCGAGGACAGGGATGAGATCGAGTGGGAACTCGCCATCTTCGTCCTGCAGGACTACCAGCGGGCGGGAATCGGGACCCACCTGCTCGAACACCTGCTCGGCCACGCGAGCGACGTCGGTATCGAACGCGTCTGGCTCACCGTCGAGCGATGGAACAATCCCGCAATCGCACTCTACGAGCGCGTCGGCTTCGAAGCCTCCGGCACCGAGAGCTTCGAACAGGAGATGTCGATTCGACTCGAGTAGTTCTTCCTCGAGACTCGGTTTCCTCTCGCACTCTCTGTCTCTCCTTGTCCCTGTTAGACCGAGAGCACCGGCTGACTCGCATAGGACAGCACGTACTCGGCGACCTTCTCGAGTACCTCCGCCGACGCGGCGTCGCTCACGGGTTCGCGTGGGAGAACGATGAAGTCGGCGTCGACGTCGTCTGCGGTGTCGAGGACGACGTTGCCGGGGTGGCGCGTCTTGCGCGTCTGTGAAAAGCCGTCGTCGATCGAGGTCGACAGCGAGACGTCTCGCTGGTCGGCGATCCGGCTCACGTCTTCGAGAAAGCCCTGTGAGTTCTCGGCGACGGCGGCTTCGTCGACGGTGCCAACGTCCATCCCGCGGACGACGCCGCGGCCGAGTACGTAGAGAACGTGGACCGACGCGTCGTAGCGGTCAGCGACCGCGACGGCATACTCGACAGCAGTCGCAGACTCGTCACTTCCGTCGACGGGTGCGAGAACGGTATCTACGGTCACCGGC
The DNA window shown above is from Natrialba magadii ATCC 43099 and carries:
- a CDS encoding sensor histidine kinase; protein product: MSSNTPTAGTQTTTIQLLITEEGNRAAIRKLLENHYTVRTTQSIGQADLYLVDDHSFPEYHAALEERVEESDPIFCPVVLIRRTDSNPQITLPDVDDREPPYLIDDIIDAPVDRLLLFRRLNSLLVRREQSKDLLHYISQLEASNKSLEQFAYAASHDLQEPLRMVSSYLQLIEQRYGDGFDEDGEEFLEFAIDGADRMRSMIDALLEYSRIDTEGSPLTPTELDDVLANVRQDLQVKIEEHDAQIESESLPTVAGDADQLRQLFQNLLSNAIEYSGGERPEITITAERTDTEWQISLHDDGIGIAVDDQERIFEVFQRLHSHEERSGTGIGLALCKRIVKRHDGRLWVESAPNEGATFSFTLPVASTSEREEREQAV
- a CDS encoding RNB domain-containing ribonuclease; its protein translation is MSDDAQAEAGTAEGQGPVQISEDLARHLENKRDDLFEKFEIRDEFPEAVLEEAEARTQNVQSEISEGIDDRKDLRDLTTWTTDPIDAQDFDDALSIEEREDEYVLWVHIADVTHYVNPETAMWDEAVERSNTVYLPGYTIHMLPPILAESVCSLVPNEERFAHTVEMHLDKEHLGYENIEIYKSVIESDERLTYSQAENRLDDPDAPLHKENKLVHEVADRMHEQRKEDGSLVLNPSRDRAHTIIEECMLKANKAVTHTLMWDRGVEAMYRVHPQPSPDEWSEALREIQDLDGVSIPGDTWEDPRKAVNATLEEAPGRQLDKIQWAVMKVMPRAKYMNDPFGGHHALNFEIYGHFTSPIRRLSDLINHWIVYQNDVPENLVELCDRASDKQKDAEQCEREYKQFLQEVGLDPMAVNNRGIEIVDDDEAEKTL
- a CDS encoding ATPase domain-containing protein; amino-acid sequence: MEHRTSPVSSGVGGLDDILHGGFVPGRMYLVHGQPGTGKTLLGMHFLEEGLNDDETVLFIHGEESKEEIVANGEAVGIDVTDAEFLDLGPDSDFFTEDYSYDLVDPSDIEQDRYTQNIHDAIREIDPDRVVVDPITQLRYVEANDYQFRKRILAFMRFLKQREITVVTTATPSTDQEYDTEIRSLSDGIIELTRGDGGRRIKVAKHRALGQREGDHGMEIRGSGLEIFPQLVPERHEHPFESIQLEFGIEGLDELVGGGFDKRTVTFISGPTGAGKTSTGTQFLAQAAKNGMKSAVYLFEEDMETYEHRSEAIGMPVTTMREEGTLSITEIEPRTLSGEEFAHMVKQEVDERETDIVMIDGLDGYTTSIQGNEDMLVRKLHALTRYLKNRGVTVLITNEISEITGISNATSNNLSYVADNLLFLSYVEMDGSLRKVVGVLKKRSGSFEHNLREFKIESNGIRVGEPLTGLYGILQGTPRMGGPADPHQHQCE
- a CDS encoding MBL fold metallo-hydrolase: MRVTLLGTGDTTGTPTVGCECDTCETARERDIERTRFSVHVENDRTDESLLVDFSPDFRYQFLRESVPLPDAAIITHIHFDHLDGLGNVFRVFDSLDVHAADETDPQTGQSVAETVASDYDYLDAVTVQPTTPLESTRICGFDVTLVPVDHPPLVCYGLAIEDPQTGAKLSLSGDTSYAIPQASREVLADPDLLLADAIVPAELCDAHPIGGRHTDDDGVARTFGTKHMTREGALALADDLDAEQTRLVHIAHFYPADDAFAEPLALDGETYEL
- a CDS encoding universal stress protein, with product MDDSEPVTVDTVLAPVDGSDESATAVEYAVAVADRYDASVHVLYVLGRGVVRGMDVGTVDEAAVAENSQGFLEDVSRIADQRDVSLSTSIDDGFSQTRKTRHPGNVVLDTADDVDADFIVLPREPVSDAASAEVLEKVAEYVLSYASQPVLSV
- a CDS encoding GNAT family N-acetyltransferase; translation: MGRERLYPDEPSGPFPSPPSTIEDREGRDIEIQAPGELTTDLEAVVEMYDQFDPTDRAQGIPPTGEQRIRNWLETIADKSVNVIARHGETVIAHAMLVPDTDDPAAIEDRDEIEWELAIFVLQDYQRAGIGTHLLEHLLGHASDVGIERVWLTVERWNNPAIALYERVGFEASGTESFEQEMSIRLE
- a CDS encoding ATP-binding protein, translating into MSDAALDVVEFLLTTSVYSDDRTLDENDLPPSFRRVFWTGGVDNEEDEEEEPNRRRHTGISRPLSATNSTAREATGVDRPWDAISELMFTERDEFSGSISLTQQEMAESWFAERVDADRLHENPTLAKHFADHDAIDGDVSHEEARERNRPIQADRVWIDSLLEEYFDTEEDEEMLDLVDVRAPEEVDITLDDLVLTDGQEAEIDKISKAIEHRDYLAEIGLREIGKLLFVGPPGTGKTSTAQALARDMDLPFVEVKLSMITSQYLGETAKNVDKTFEVAKRLSPCILFIDEFDFVAKTRRSDEHAALKRAVNTLLKAVDNISLIDDDVLLIGATNHPDQLDDAAWRRFDEIINFPKPDYGMRADILQVITRTMDIEEFDPQLIAEATEGLTGSDLRMVLREAVLEALTEDRRTLTQDDLLNAVEEFEERDSLKNMDMIEGDHDALVAGGDIEGTASDGGHEHDHDHDHDHDHSHDH
- a CDS encoding universal stress protein translates to MNVLVGLGGSDESIKTLQQTIERTQDVGDDLTVAVLEKPESKRSQDEMYEEADSLLSEAGVDADLVRLEGDPGSALVDHAEQGEFDQLVIGGGTLSPMGKIQLGPITEFVLLNAPTTVKLVR